DNA from Arvicola amphibius chromosome 13, mArvAmp1.2, whole genome shotgun sequence:
TGGCCAGAAACAAACGTGGAAAGGAGATGATTTATTTGGCTTTCAAGTCCAGATAAAGTTGATCATTAAGAGAAGTCAGGTAGGAACTCAGTTCAGGAACTGCTTAGTGTCTTGCTCCATGGcgtgctctgcctgctttcctgtACAACCCAGGCCCTTACACaccaatcattaataaagaaaatgcctcacagacatggccacagtcCTGGATGAGGAGGCAATTTCAAATCAGATGGAGCCAATTTCCCAATTTCTTGAGATTCCCTTTTCCCAAATATGTCTCAGTTTGTGTAGagttgacaaaaactagccagcacactccCAAAGGTTATTAAATACCCTAGAAGGTCACACAACACGTGACTGCTTCTCATTCTGTTTTATAGATAGGTAAATATGCAGGTGattgtatcattttaaaaactgtatctcACACATGGGCACCTGGTGGCtctagaagaaagaagacaacTAATATGACTCCCCACCCTTTTCCTCGGGGAGACTTGGCATCAGATAAGGCTGTAAGCGATGCAGGCTCCGAGGCCTGGCAGCTGTGAAAGCCGTGGCACAAGCCTGGTCTCATGGCTGTATTAGGTActattctatttctgtgataagtaccgtgaccaaaagcaacttatggacaagtttatttgggcttgtggttccagaggACTATAGTACATTAATGGTGGGGAGGCAAAGCAGAAGGCAGGCACGGAGGCAGGAAGTTGAGAGAGAATAGGAAGTGCAACAAGTCTACAAGCACCCAGGGCCACCCCAGTGAGTTagttcctccagcaagactgtaTCCCCTAAAGGTTCTGTAGCCTTCCCAAACAGACCACCAACCAGACCAAGGGTTCAAAAATCAAACCCAAAAGAGACATTTCTCATTAAAACTACCATAGTGGGTTGGATATAGAACAGGGGTCCTCGTATTGCTAGCTAAGGCAGCAGCACGTATAGTAATGGAGGCATGAAGCAGGTTCAGCATTTGAACTGGAAAGGTATTCTTGTGCAGTACTGGAGGATGGATTAGGGTGATCTGTCAGGCTTCTGTGGAGAGCTCGGAAGACTGATAGCCTCTTGGTTTTATGTTATGGAACAGaacataagaaataagaaaagtcaTCTGTTTCATTAGCCCTCAGCCAACACCTCTCTAGTGTTCAAAGCTGAAGCAATTGCTACAAATGTATACGTATATAAAACATTACTACAAATCACAGTATGAGGGTTGCCTTAAGGACCACATAAATGACGTGAGTTCAGAGTGAACTGACCTACTTCTGCATGTGTCTTAGTAAGGTTTCCCATTGCTGTGCAGTGGTTATGAGTACTTCCTGTTCTTGTGGGGAACCCAagttgttcccagcacccaggtcaggtggcacacaactgcctgtactctagctccagggaatctgcaccctcttctgacttctgtgggcgcTAGAACTCCTACATAcctaataaaatctttttattgcacatgcacatgaataaataaaacaaaaacttttaatcTTGTTGAGCTGAAATGACATAAGATAGTGGCAGAGAAATTTCTGTTGTAAACTATTCATAATTAAACATTTGATGCTTGCATAGTAATTTCATTCAGCCTTATGTTTTCATGTTTGTTATCTAgctgtgtttcttttacacattgCCTGCTCATATCTTTTATTTCCCTTAAGGTCTCATTTTTCTTGCCAACATGTACTTTTGTTTAATGAGCTAATTGTGTTTCTGTGTAGTAAAAGCTACTTACCTTTCCTCTGTCATACTGAGTGAAAATTATTCTGCAAGTTTGTTGTTCTCTTTGACTTATAGGCTTTTTAAAGATTGGTGATGCCCTTTTCATCATTCTATGAAATTTTTCTGTTAAAAGTTCTTTGTGATCAACAAGAACAAAGTGTGTAAAAAATACCATCATGAAATTCATACTTCGTATGCTAATTTAAAACTCGTTAACAAAACCAaggttaaagaaaatgaaagcaacacattttaaaacagaaacttcTTGGTGGGTGTCTTGGATAACCAGGAGGGGTCCCATCGTGTGTTCCCCATCTTGATTGTCTGGATGAGGAATCACATTATTTATTCCCCTGTTTTGATTGtctggaattatttttaattaaaagaatgcTGCATTAAAAGCATGAACGTTTTCCTCTCTTTAGAATATAGCTTTTCAGAAGAATTCTGAATCTGAGACAGGAACATTTTTAATGCATAAATGTAGTATTTATAGTTATTTAGATACAAAACTCTAGGTCTTACCATGAATTGGCTATAACATTTCCAGAGGCAACCATGGCAACATGGAAAACCTTGGTGTATAAATATTTCAGATTTTGCAGGCAGTATAGTTTCTACTGTACTAGTTAAGTCTGCCATTCGAGGGTACTCACTACATATGTAAATGAAGGGTTGTGTCTTGAATAAATACAAacactgaaattttaatttctcaCAATCTCATATGATAAAGAATATTCTCTTGTAAAGCCCATATTTAACCCATCAACTGAAAAAAGACTAGCCATAGACCCAGTTTGGCCTGTGGGTATTTGTTTGCTAACCCTCACATTGTATAAATGACAGTGTAGATGTTTGTCTTGGTAATGGTAGGCTGGATTTAGATAGAAAGCCTCTATTACGCTTATATCAAAACAACgaccttttatatttttatattttagctgGAGTTAACCGAATTTCTTACTGGCCTTCTGACCCAGAAATAAGTTTGCTCACCGAGGCTTCTAGCTCTGAAGATGCAAAGCTGGATGCCAAAGCAGCAGAAAGGTTGAAGTCAAACAGCCgggcccatgtgtgtgtgttactgcagCCGCTGGTGTGTTACATGGTGCAGTTTGTAGAGGAATCCTCTTACAAGTGTGACTTTATCCAAAAGACTGCAAGAGCACTGCAGGGCGCGGACCCTGATTTCTATTCTGAGTGtaaacaagaaagaataaaagaatttgaaatgTTATTTTTGGTTTCAAATGAAGACATGCATAAGCAGATACTGATGACCATAGGTCTGGAGAACCTGTGTGAAAACCCCTATTTTAGCAATCTAAGGCAAAGCATGAAAGACCTGGTTCTACTTTTGGCCACAGTAGCTTCCAGTGTGCCCAACTTGAAACACTTCGGATTCTACTGTAGCAACCCAGAACAGATTACTGACAGTCACAACCAAAGCTTGCCGCAGGAAGTTGCAAGGCACTGCATGGTGCAGGCCAGGCTATTGGCATACCGAACTGGTGAGTTCAATGCTTAGTTTGTAAACGGGGGCTGAATGGTTGGGTTACCAGCGACACTGAAGTGAAGTGGCTTCCTATCGTCCATGGTAGAGTTCCTGGACTCTTAGATACGGAAGCATTGCTGCTCCAACAGCATAAAGGAGTTAGCCAGCCTCTTGTGTGTTCTGTTCTTAATTCAGCACTGCATTTACAAACCAGGACCAGGAGACCTAAGTCCTATTTGCTTCTTACACAAATGATCCCATTACCCACTAAGTCCCTCAGTAAAAATGgcacaaaaagaaaactagaatttctcatttttatttactccACAATTTTTTTGATCATACTCGGTTTTTGTAAAAAGATGTTTTTTATATAtgttagtgttttgtctgcatgtattttgtttgtgcaaCACTTTGTTTGTTCCTGGTGCCCGTAGAGCCCAGAAGATGGTGGAGTGCAgtcatggacagttgtgagccaccatgtgggtgctggaaatcaaactaaggtcctctgtaaaagcaataagtgctcttaattgctgagccatctctccagcctgtgtattctatttttatttttttaaaaaacaacagaattctgggaatttTTAACTttagagggaaagaaatgaaggtaAAAGAATGCCGTTATTGGGTTTCTGGTGATACGTTCCTGTCAGCAAGTTAAGTGATCTCACTCTGCTGTGCACgtgtaaaaagaaaatactactTAGTGATGGTCTTTATTTGATAAAAATGTagcattattttcatatttaagcTAATATAATGTCTTTCAATGTAGAattaccactttttaaaatccaaTTTTGAAGTAAGTAGGGAAAATCCAGACAGGAGAAGTAGTAAAGACTTATTTGGGACATATGCTATAGtaggacttatttatttattcatttatttatttactagatAGGGTTCTATGCAGTCCAAGCTccctaagtagctgaggatgaccttgaacttctgaccctcctacctccacctcaagtgctggaattacaagcatgcacctcCTGGAACTGATTTGTGCTGTGCTGAAGATGAAaggaacctagggcctcatgcacattaggcaagcactccaccaactgagctacatcccctgcCCAGAAACTTAATTATCccaagaaaggaggagaagaggagaataAGAAAGGCCTGTACAGATGGCACTGGTCTTTAAAAGACCTCAGGTCGAATAAACGGAATGGAGGATCTCAACCGACAATGTACAGAATCTCCATGGAAACTTTAAAAGGTACAGATGCTCAAACCCACCCAGATCTACAACTGGGTACAGCCTAGGTCTTTAAAAGTTCTGCAAGGTGTTCTGATGTTCATCAGGGTTGATAATCCGAGACTGATTTGTAACGTAGAGTTTATATACTCTactataaattacattttgtatTATACATGTATCCACTTACTAttgagttttatatataaatcCATGCTGGTACATTTGAATTAAAAGGTTTTCCAAGGAACAGTTTTTGACAGTGGATTTTTTTGCAGGGTAAGGTTCTGGACCTCAACGCCTAGTTAAGATGAAATTTGACTATCACTTGCTCACGTGTGTTCTTCCAGGGTAGAACCACCGGCATAATTACCATTTTCCCTGAGAACTAAAGAGTGGTTATTAAATGGGGGGGGATCTTTTCATATTCAAAATAGTGGTTCAGGGACGGGGAGTCGCTCCGCAGGtagagtgtttgctgtgcaagcaggaAGACCTGAATCTGGGTCCCCAGTGCACCCCTGAAAAGCAGGCTATGGCAACGTGTTTAGAGCCCCAGGCCTGCAGCTGAAACAAGATTGATTGTGTGGACTCACTGGCCAGATAGTCCAGCCAATAAGTTCCAGTAAGAACTTACTCCTAAGGAAGGTGGAAAGTGTTGTACAGCACCCAGCGTCAGCATTTGGCCTCCGgaggtgcgcgcgcgcgcgcgcgcgcgcgcacacacacacacacacacacacacacacacacacacacacagagttcataATCATTAAAGCCCTTGGGGCGAGTGTGAAGAACTTTAGAATTCAGAGATGTTAAGAATGTAAGGTGGTACATGTGCTGTTCGGGCAGGCGCTCTGGATGGAGCAGTGCTTTGTAGGCATGTTGTTGAAGTAGGTGAGAGTAACCCCAAAGCCGTTCTAACTCCATTGAGTCAGATATGAGTGTGACAAAGCATCAGGAGGCAGCTGTGGATAACACAGGTCCCTGGCCACTTTGCTCTGATTGATCAGGGCTCTTCACCGGAGCCAGGAGTAAGCCTTTTTCCCAGGCACCCAGCAATTTTTATCAAGTGTTCTGTGAAACACACTTAGATCAAGACCACTGTTAACATAGAACTATCAATAATAGAAACTGACATGTGAAGGGGCCAGCTAGCTTCTTGGAGAGTCAAGGACCTTTTTGCCAAGCCTGACAGGCTGAGTTGCAGCCTGAGTTGGAGCCCAAGTTCTTTTCTTCCGTGCTGTGGAAGagaactcctacaagttgtcctctgacgccTACAAGTGCACAGTGACACCCACATCTATGAGTGCAGACactcacaaataaaattttaaaaattaaagaaatagatgtGCCTGTAGGCATGAACAATAGACTAAAGAATACTCTGACTTCGGGGGTCAGTGAGCCTCAGGAATCTGTTCAGTGGTTATAAATTGGCCTTTCCTTCAAAACTGCagggaaaaaaaactgaagaataaTCAGATTATAAGGGACAATTTTGTAAGAATTAGAGatatggtacatgcctttaattccagcactcagggaagcaaaggcaggaagactgcaagttcaaggccaacctgggttatcCAGCAAAATCctttcttaaaactgaaaatcaagGATCACTCCTACTTGGAAAGAGGCAGTGAATGTTCTCTTCCAATTAGCCCTTGCCTATGGGAAAATGCTGCCTATgggaaaatgctgtttccttctgTGCAAAGGCCCAGTCTGTCCCCAGACTGACATAGGAATGGTAGCTcccaaaaccaaaatccaaagaTAAGAAAGGTAGTGGTGCGGGAGATGTGACTTTCATTTGGAGGATTTccgttttgtttggtttttatttatgcatgtattaAACTTTGCTTAGGTTTTGATATTTTAGGTAATTATGGTTATAATTTCTACCATTGCCTTATAAATGAGCATGAAGCATTAATTTATATTATTCCCCTGCATTAAACTATAAAGGTCTAGGAAGCAAGGGAATTTTGCTACCAAATCTCGCCCCTGACACTGTAGAAGCCGTCGCCATAGGCTCCCCAGTGTCATAGGCACCTCCTCTTAGCGCAGCTTCCTCATCCCTGCCATGCCCCCATTAGCTGCTTGAGGATGGGACTGCCATTCCCTTCCCCACTCAACGCTCAGCCTTTCACCgtgctttgtgtgtctgtgacactcagaaaatgaaaatcatttttaggGAATTCTTAATGtcagaaagagatggagaaaaggcaGCTAGGTTGGGTTAAGAGAACTAACTTTTAGTTAATTCCGTATATAGAAATGGGAATTTTTAACTATTGATAGACAAAAATgagaacatacataaaaatacttcccagaaaaatacttattttatactATAATTTTGAAAACCTGAATGTGCTTGAATTGCaaataagaaattttattatataactaCAGTTTTTTTCAGTTAACTCTAAGGCAAACTATAGTTTAATACAACAATGGCAGGACTTCTGTCTGTATTGTCTGTAATAGAAAAGTAGATGCTTAAACGCCTCTGATGGGAGCGCTTACCTTGAAGGAAGTTGTAGGAAAGAGTTGTACTCAACCCTCTTCAGTATAAATGGCCCCTGGTAAGGGTACAgataattctgttttcttttgtttctgtaaatgtgatgtgggattcccctctgtattactatgaatatgttttattaccactggttaataaagaagctgctttggcctatgacagagcagaatatagcaagtGGGGACTCCAAGCAGAGATAGacgaggaaagaaggtggagtcagggagatgccatatagtcacccaagaagcaagaggtaacaaccatgagcctcatggtaaaatataaaataatagaaatgggttaatttaagatgtaagagctagctaggaatacccCTAacccattggccaaacaatgttgtaattattatagtttttgtgtgattattcgagtctgggtggctgggaactgaaAGTGCAGACTCTGCTTACATAAATATACCTACTTTGTCCCTTGCTGTGGTTTTGATAAATGCTATGGTTTTATAATTCATTCAAATTTGTCTTAGAAATTTGAAACTCACCCTAATGTACAAGGAAAACAAGACCTTAAGTAGAATTTCCACTtgaacttttttttccaaaaatatttccGTAAAGTCAATTTTCCATGAGTAGAGTgtaaaaaatgtcagaaaaaaataaacttgattTTAGCACATGTTTATGCCTCTAAATCCATCATTCAAAAACTTCCTATTCATTCTGCTTCTTCATGTGTTAAAAGAGGTCATTTAGATCCTGACCAGGTAAGAAGAGTCAGTGAGGCTCGGATGTCACAGTTACAGCGTGGGTCAAATGTGCCACGGCCACTTGAGAGGTTGTCACAGGGACATGATGAGTGAAGGTGGACAGTGGCCCTGCCCTGTCTGGTTATTTGGTACCTCATTCCCATATTCCACACCAGAAAGGTTTTATCTCAAGAGTTCTGTGTAGTTAGGACAAGGATTACTGCTGTTACACGTATGATGTCTGTTGCagcaaatgtgtttttattgtttgagaaggATGGACTCACGGAACTGAGAGTGTTGATTTTTACTGGGATAAACATCCTGTCTTTCAGAGGATCATAAAACGGGAGTTGGAGCTGTCATTTGGGCAGAAGGGAAAGCTGTAAGTATGAAATCATTCCCTCTAACATCTGATAGCAGCTACAGCTCATGCTGTCTGATCTGCCGAAGTCTTGGGTTGTATTGACTGGTTGATAGAATGCATTTTACTAATTCGTGTAAACATCTGCTCTTCCCTCAACtgctgacagaggtttctgtcccacctggtccctggTCCTAcatccatttagtcccaaataaacagagGCCTACATTATAAATTGATTAGCCTACtaactcaagcttcttattaactcttataacttatattagtccacaattattttctgtgttagccacatgtcttggtacctttttggcaaggcagtcacatcttgcttgctctgtgtctggcttcctctgtgtctgggtgacaactgcagactgactgtttcctcttccctgaattctcattaccctgcctctacttcctgcttggttaccccacctctacttcctgcctggctactggtcaattagcgtttattaaaatacaagtgacagggtacagaccattgtcccacagcactcaaCAATTTTCAAGGTTCATCAATTAGCAGTCAAGAAAATTTCCCACATGTATTCCCATAGAGCAGTCTGATAGAGGCAATTCTGTTTACATTCTtattccaggtgactctagttttgCCAAGTTGACtataaaaactaaccagtacaCTGGGCTTCTCTTTAATAATGCTAACCTCTTTACCAAAAAAACCACTGATGGTTTCTCATCTCACTCCCCTTCCCTAGAATTTTAAACTAATCACTCCCCAAGCTTCATGTTCTTATCCTTTGCTCCACCCTTTGCCCTTCCTCACTGGATGAGAGCAGTGAGCAGTAACTGTACACAGCTTGAATGCcatcctgtcttgaagaacctCCACCAAACAAGTTATGTATCATGTCTTTAAATTCAGCATCAACCGGGTTCTCAGGATATGGGAAGAAAGCAGCCAGACTGTTTTCCTATGATATCACAGTGTGAGCACATAGCCCAGCTCCTGATGGAGTCTTGGTCCACAGAAGTCTTATGAACCAGCCTTCCACTCTTtgttagtttggggttttttgtttgttttgtttttagcgcTTTAGTTTTTCAAAGCACTCTTGACTTCTGAGGTCCCACTAGAACTGCTAACATCAAAGACCGTCTTGAAGTTACCTCTGAAGATGGCAGACTTAGGATGATCTGATGCTATGTTTCCGTTTcagttttaagattttgtttactCATTTGTGGTAGGTGATGTTTATGCATCCAGACACACAGCGGTCTTCTCCTTTTACCTTGTTGCtttcagggatggaactcagctccccaggcatggtggcacatgcctttaccagctcagccatttctccagctcagaTCTTGTATTTCCTGATGGCTCCGTTTATCATAGAAATGGAGCGAGAGAGTGAGGGCTTTCAGAGTGCGCAAACTCACAGGGTGCTTCTGCTGACCCTTGCAGAGAAGCTGTGATGGAACTGGAGCTATGTACTTCGTAGGATGCGGCTACAATGCCTTTCCTGTCGGCTCTGAGTATGCTGATTTCCCCCACATGGATGACAAGCACAAGGACAGAGAAATACGGAAGTTCAGATACATCATACATGCCGAGCAGAATGCTTTGACATTTAGGTACGAGATATTTTTGCCTTTGTTCCTTTAAGATAAGAGCAGAGGTTGGTTGGAACtagttttctttcattgtcttgtgtttctcttttaaaactctTAGAAAATGTTTTCGGAAAAAGAATTTTGTTAGTGCTAGGTCCTGCTCCTAGACTGGAAGGTATGGTCACAGACTCCCAgctctttccatttcttcagaaattctttcttcttactcTCTCTAGTAGGAACTACCAGGAGTTTGTCCTTAGGGACTTGCACAGCTATTTCTGGTTTTGGATGTTAGTATCccctttgttttctaaattcagAGCACGTCTGTTACATATATGAAATACTGGCTCGGTTATGTTTattattgctgggatgaaacatcatgaccaaaatcCATCTATCACTGcaaggagtcaggacaggaatagGGCGgtatcctggaggcaggagctggcgCAGGGGCCGTGGCGGAGTTCtaggaggaatgctgcttactggctggctccctatggtttgctcagtctgttttcctATAGAACCTAGatccaccagcccagaggtgagACAAGTGTGTTCATGGTGGGTTGGGATGGGGTAATGGTGAACTCTGAGTTTAGATGCTTTTGGAGGCAGTTGTGGGGTTAGGGACATATATTCATAGAGCAACACTGCACAGACCCCTTAGGTAGCAGGTGGGGTGTCTGCAGTTTCCGCTGTCCTCAGCCAGGTGAGCAGGAATGAAACTCAGCAAGATAGATCTAGAAGGTGCATAATTGAAGACAATTGGCCAAGAGGAGTTATCCACCAGACCTGGAGGTACAGTCCCTGCAGCCACATGAGAGCCTCTAGTCCAAGCTTCCGCAGCATGCTAAGAATATCCTctgctctccttccatcctcttcAATGCAGGGTTCCTTGCTGTATTCTGGATGAAGGTTTGCTACATcatatcaaaacatttttaagggctggagagatggctcagaggttaagagcgttgtctgctcttccaaaggtcctgagttcaattcccagcaaccacatggtggctcacaaccatctgtaatggggtctggtgccctcttctggcctgcaggcatacacacagacagaatattgtatacataataaataaataaatatttaaaaaaacatttttaaaaagttatggttGGAGAAGGTTAAGAGAACTGTAGCTCAAAACTGGGCATTACCACTACTCATTAAGGAAGCATCTGTCAGTGTATGTCCAGATAGAGCTCAGTCTTTAGCTGCTGTGCTGGCTTAAGGAGAAGCGAACCCCATTCTCCAGGATCATGATGAAGTGCATGTGCAGAGAGGACCTCCCATGTATGTGcactcatttctccctccccatcGTCTGTTCTCACTTCCTTTTTAATATGATGTCCTACATACCGATATGTTACCGTGCAATCAATGAATTTCAGTTATAATGATTGtcatatttttgcatattttgaaCATTTGCTAATTTAGCAAGAACACAACTTGATCATTATTTGTAACATCACAAATTTGTGTTGCAAAATCTCAAATTTAAAGTTTAAGGATTTCTCTACAAACTTACTTGCTCTTTCGTAACAGCTTTTGtaatactttataatttttataggtGTCAAGATATAAAGCCAGAAGAACGCAGCATGATTTTTGTGACAAAATGCCCTTGTGATGAATGTGTGCCTTTAATTAAAGGTGCAGGCATAAAGCAGATCTATGCTGGGGATGTCGAtgtggggaaaaagaaagcagacatcTCTTACATGAAGTTTGGGGAGCTTGAGGGTGTTCGCAAATTTACAGTAAGTACCGCACTTTTCCCAGAGTACTTCCTGACTGATAACCCGCTGAGCCTTGTAAAGTAGTGATTCTCACTCTTCTATGACTGTGAGTGAGTTGTCACCACGGGGCTCATCTTTATGTGTACAAGTTCATCTTTATGTGTAAGTGTTCAGCCCAGGACCCCTGCCCTGCACTGGCGTTTACAACTTGCAGAGTTGCTCTTTAGTCTTTGAAGTCTGGGTGCCCTCTGGTGGCTCACCGTCTCTCTGGGCTTGGGTAGAGGTGCAACTCACTGAAGTCatcacaccacacaaacacaccatgtgCACATTCTCATGAGAAAGAGCCCTGAAAACTATAATGTCATAtgctataatttcttttcttttctttttttcttactctgagacagggtttctctgtgtaacagtcctagctgtcctggagctagctcctatagaccaggctgacctcaaactcacagagatccacctgcctctgcctctcaagtgctgggattaaaggcgtgcaccaccatcactagctctacttaatatttttaaaaaagaaatagagatggtTCATGGaaaactcagaatttttttttttttttggtttttcgagacagggtttctctgcagctttttttagagcctgtcctggaactagctcttgtagaccaggctggcctcgaactcacagagatccgcctgcctctgcctccccagtgctgggattaaaggcgtgcgccaccaccgcccggcataaaacTCAGAATTTTTAACATACTTTTTCTACCTATGCTTTTAAAGAAAGTGTTCTACTTTGGAATACTCTCAAGCATATAGAAAAGTTGTAAGAATTCTGCAAAACACTTTTCCCAGAGGTTGTTGACATGATATCAAGTTACCCTCTTGtagcaggaggctgcttgtttgttcccagctgcccagactcaaaataaccacacagaaactgtattaattaaatgactgcttg
Protein-coding regions in this window:
- the Cdadc1 gene encoding cytidine and dCMP deaminase domain-containing protein 1 isoform X1; this encodes MQSLEGSGTGRSVGTQTGSMTGQIPRLSKVNLFTLLSLWMELFPGVEAQGQKSQKNEEENRGPLGDNEELARPVSADKKQVKKTGLVVVKNMKIIGLHCSSEDLHTGQIALIKHGSRLKNCDLYFSRKPCSACLKMIVNAGVNRISYWPSDPEISLLTEASSSEDAKLDAKAAERLKSNSRAHVCVLLQPLVCYMVQFVEESSYKCDFIQKTARALQGADPDFYSECKQERIKEFEMLFLVSNEDMHKQILMTIGLENLCENPYFSNLRQSMKDLVLLLATVASSVPNLKHFGFYCSNPEQITDSHNQSLPQEVARHCMVQARLLAYRTEDHKTGVGAVIWAEGKARSCDGTGAMYFVGCGYNAFPVGSEYADFPHMDDKHKDREIRKFRYIIHAEQNALTFRCQDIKPEERSMIFVTKCPCDECVPLIKGAGIKQIYAGDVDVGKKKADISYMKFGELEGVRKFTWQLNPSEAYSFDPNEPERRENGVLRRRSTQEEQRSSKRPRLETSSAGWATLQ
- the Cdadc1 gene encoding cytidine and dCMP deaminase domain-containing protein 1 isoform X2 yields the protein MQSLEGSGTGRSVGTQTGSMTGQIPRLSKVNLFTLLSLWMELFPGVEAQGQKSQKNEEENRGPLGDNEELARPVSADKKQVKKTGLVVVKNMKIIGLHCSSEDLHTGQIALIKHGSRLKNCDLYFSRKPCSACLKMIVNAGVNRISYWPSDPEISLLTEASSSEDAKLDAKAAERLKSNSRAHVCVLLQPLVCYMVQFVEESSYKCDFIQKTARALQGADPDFYSECKQERIKEFEMLFLVSNEDMHKQILMTIGLENLCENPYFSNLRQSMKDLVLLLATVASSVPNLKHFGFYCSNPEQITDSHNQSLPQEVARHCMVQARLLAYRTEDHKTGVGAVIWAEGKARSCDGTGAMYFVGCGYNAFPVGSEYADFPHMDDKHKDREIRKFRYIIHAEQNALTFRCQDIKPEERSMIFVTKCPCDECVPLIKGAGIKQIYAGDVDVGKKKADISYMKFGELEGVRKFTWQLNPSEAYSFDPNEPERREKHLSIKRSH